A portion of the Bubalus kerabau isolate K-KA32 ecotype Philippines breed swamp buffalo chromosome 1, PCC_UOA_SB_1v2, whole genome shotgun sequence genome contains these proteins:
- the PDGFRB gene encoding platelet-derived growth factor receptor beta isoform X1, which yields MDTMRLPSAMRAAVLKGQVLLLPLLFLLGPQASWSLVIIPPGPELVLNLSSTFVLTCSGPAPVVWERMSQKPPQEMTKTQDGTFSSVLTLVNVTGLDTGEYVCGYKGSHGLEASERKRLYIFVPDPSVGFLPVDPEELFIFLTEITETTIPCRVTDPRLVVMLHEKKVDVPLPIAYDPQRGFSGTFEDKTYICKTTIGDREVDSDAYHVYSLQVSSINVSVNAVQTVVRQGENITIMCIVTGNEVVNFEWTYPRMESGRLVEPVTDFLFEMPHIRSILHIPSAELGDSGTYICNVSESVSDHRDEKAINVTVVENGYVRLLGELDPVQFAELHRSRTLQVVFEAYPPPTVMWFKDNRTLGDSSAGEIVLSTRNVSETRYVSELTLVRVKVAEAGYYTMRAFHEDAEAQLSFQLQVNVPVRVLELSESHPANGEQTVRCRGRGMPQPHLTWSTCSDLKRCPRELPPTPLGNSSEEESQLETNVTYWAEEQEFEVVSTLRLRHVDQPLSVRCTLHNLLGYDVQEVTVVPHSLPFKVVVISAILALVVLTIISLIILIMLWQKKPRYEIRWKVIESVSSDGHEYIYVDPMQLPYDSTWELPRDQLVLGRTLGSGAFGQVVEATAHGLSHSQATMKVAVKMLKSTARSSEKQALMSELKIMSHLGPHLNVVNLLGACTKGGPIYIITEYCRYGDLVDYLHRNKHTFLQRCSDKRRPPSAELYSNALPVGLPLPSHVSLPGESDGGYMDMSKDESVDYVPMLDMKGDVKYADIESSNYMAPYDNYVPSAPERTCRVTLINESPVLSYTDLVGFSYQVANGMEFLASKNCVHRDLAARNVLICEGKLVKICDFGLARDIMRDSNYISKGSTFLPLKWMAPESIFNSLYTTLSDVWSFGILLWEIFTLGGTPYPELPMNEQFYNAIKRGYRMAQPAHASDEIYEIMQKCWEEKFEIRPPFSQLVLLLERLLGEGYKKKYQQVDEEFLRSDHPAILRSQARLPGFNGLRSPLDTSSVLYTAVQPNEGDNDYIIPLPDPKPEVADEGPLEGSPSLASSTLNEVNTSSTISCDSPLEPQEEPEPEPQPASQVEPESKWPPDSSCPGPRAEAEESFL from the exons ATG GATACCATGCGGCTTCCGAGCGCCATGCGAGCTGCTGTCCTCAAAG GCCAGGTGCTATTGCTGCCCCTGCTGTTTCTGCTGGGACcacaggcctcctggagcctggTCATCATACCCCCAGGGCCAGAACTTGTCCTCAACCTCTCCAGCACCTTTGTTCTGACCTGCTCGGGCCCAGCTCCAGTGGTATGGGAACGGATGTCCCAGAAACCCCCACAGGAAATGACCAAGACCCAGGACGGCACATTCTCCAGCGTGCTGACACTGGTCAATGTCACTGGACTAGACACAGGAGAATACGTCTGTGGCTACAAAGGCTCCCATGGGCTGGAGGCCAGTGAGCGAAAACGGCTGTACATCTTTGTACCAG ATCCTTCTGTGGGCTTCCTCCCTGTCGACCCTGAGGAGCTATTCATCTTTCTCACGGAAATAACTGAGACCACAATCCCATGCCGAGTGACAGATCCGAGGCTGGTGGTGATGCTGCACGAGAAGAAGGTGGATGTCCCCCTGCCCATAGCCTATGATCCTCAACGTGGCTTCTCTGGTACCTTTGAGGACAAGACCTACATCTGCAAAACCACCATCGGGGACAGGGAGGTGGATTCCGATGCCTACCATGTCTACAGCCTCCAGG TGTCATCCATCAATGTCTCAGTGAATGCAGTGCAGACTGTGGTCCGCCAAGGGGAGAATATCACCATCATGTGCATTGTGACCGGGAATGAGGTGGTCAACTTCGAGTGGACATACCCACGCATGGAG AGTGGGCGCCTGGTGGAGCCAGTGACTGACTTCCTCTTTGAAATGCCCCACATACGTTCTATCCTGCATATCCCCAGTGCTGAGCTGGGAGACTCAGGGACCTACATCTGCAATGTATCAGAAAGCGTGAGCGACCATCGTGATGAAAAGGCTATCAATGTCACCGTGGTCG AGAACGGCTATGTGCGGCTGCTGGGAGAGCTAGACCCTGTACAATTCGCCGAGCTCCACCGTAGCCGGACACTGCAGGTGGTGTTTGAGGCCTACCCGCCACCCACTGTCATGTGGTTCAAGGACAACCGAACCCTGGGTGACTCCAGCGCCGGCGAGATCGTGCTGTCCACGCGCAATGTGTCTGAGACTCG GTATGTGTCAGAGCTGACACTGGTGCGGGTGAAGGTGGCTGAGGCTGGCTACTACACCATGCGGGCCTTCCATGAGGATGCTGAAGCCCAGCTGTCCTTCCAGCTGCAGGTCAATG TGCCTGTCCGGGTGCTGGAGCTGAGCGAGAGCCACCCTGCCAATGGGGAGCAGACAGTTCGTTGTCGCGGCCGCGGCATGCCCCAGCCACACCTCACCTGGTCTACCTGCAGTGACCTCAAAAG GTGTCCGCGGGAGCTGCCGCCCACGCCGCTGGGGAACAGTTCCGAGGAGGAGAGCCAGCTAGAGACGAATGTGACGTACTGGGCGGAGGAGCAGGAGTTCGAGGTGGTGAGCACACTGCGCCTGCGCCACGTGGATCAGCCGCTGTCCGTGCGCTGCACGCTGCACAACCTGCTGGGCTACGACGTGCAGGAGGTCACCGTGGTGCCGCATT CCCTGCCCTTCAAGGTGGTGGTGATCTCGGCCATCCTGGCCTTGGTGGTCCTCACGATCATCTCCCTCATTATCCTCATCATGCTCTGGCAGAAG AAGCCACGTTATGAAATCCGATGGAAAGTGATCGAATCTGTGAGCTCTGATGGCCATGAGTACATCTATGTGGACCCTATGCAGCTGCCCTACGACTCCACCTGGGAGCTGCCACGGGACCAGCTTGTGCTCG GACGCACCCTGGGCTCCGGGGCCTTTGGGCAGGTGGTGGAGGCCACGGCTCACGGCCTGAGCCATTCTCAGGCCACCATGAAAGTGGCTGTGAAGATGCTGAAAT cCACAGCCCGCAGCAGTGAGAAGCAAGCCCTCATGTCAGAGCTGAAGATCATGAGTCACCTTGGGCCCCACCTGAACGTGGTCAACCTGCTGGGCGCCTGCACTAAAGGAG GGCCCATCTACATCATCACCGAGTACTGCCGTTATGGCGACCTGGTGGACTACCTGCACCGCAACAAGCACACCTTCCTGCAGCGCTGCTCAGACAAGCGCCGCCCACCCAGCGCCGAGCTCTACAGCAACGCCCTGCCTGTCGGGCTCCCTCTGCCTAG CCACGTGTCACTGCCTGGGGAGAGCGATGGCGGCTACATGGACATGAGCAAGGACGAGTCGGTGGACTATGTGCCCATGCTGGACATGAAAGGAGATGTCAAATACGCAGACATCGAGTCCTCGAACTACATGGCTCCTTATGATAACTACGTCCCCTCTG CTCCTGAGAGGACTTGCCGGGTGACTTTGATCAACGAGTCCCCAGTGCTTAGCTACACGGATCTTGTGGGCTTCAGCTACCAGGTGGCCAATGGCATGGAGTTCCTGGCGTCCAAGAAT TGCGTCCACCGAGACCTGGCAGCCAGGAACGTGCTCATCTGTGAGGGCAAGCTGGTCAAGATCTGCGACTTTGGCCTGGCTCGTGACATCATGCGGGACTCGAACTACATCTCCAAGGGCAGC ACCTTCCTGCCTCTGAAGTGGATGGCCCCCGAGAGCATCTTCAACAGCCTCTACACTACGCTGAGCGACGTGTGGTCCTTCGGCATCCTGCTCTGGGAGATCTTCACGCTGG GTGGCACCCCGTACCCAGAGCTGCCCATGAACGAGCAGTTCTACAATGCCATCAAGAGGGGCTACCGCATGGCCCAGCCTGCCCATGCCTCTGACGAGAT CTACGAGATCATGCAGAAGTGCTGGGAAGAGAAGTTCGAGATCCGGCCCCCCTTCTCCCAGCTGGTGCTGCTTCTCGAGAGACTGCTGGGTGAGGGCTACAAAAAG AAGTACCAGCAGGTGGATGAGGAGTTTCTGAGGAGCGACCACCCAGCCATCCTTCGGTCCCAAGCCCGCTTGCCTGGCTTCAATGGCCTCCGATCTCCTCTGGACACCAGCTCCGTCCTCTATACTGCTGTGCAGCCCAACGAGGGGGACAATGACTACATCATCCCCCTGCCTGACCCCAAACCTGAGGTTGCTGATGAGGGCCCACTGGAGGGTTCCCCCAGCCTTGCCAG CTCCACCCTGAATGAAGTCAACACCTCCTCTACCATCTCCTGTGACAGCCCCCTGGAACCCCAAGAGGAGCCAGAGCCAGAGCCGCAGCCCGCCTCCCAGGTGGAGCCAGAGTCCAAGTGGCCGCCGGATTCCAGCTGCCCCGGGCCTCGGGCCGAGGCGGAGGAAAGCTTCCTGTAG
- the PDGFRB gene encoding platelet-derived growth factor receptor beta isoform X2, with the protein MRLPSAMRAAVLKGQVLLLPLLFLLGPQASWSLVIIPPGPELVLNLSSTFVLTCSGPAPVVWERMSQKPPQEMTKTQDGTFSSVLTLVNVTGLDTGEYVCGYKGSHGLEASERKRLYIFVPDPSVGFLPVDPEELFIFLTEITETTIPCRVTDPRLVVMLHEKKVDVPLPIAYDPQRGFSGTFEDKTYICKTTIGDREVDSDAYHVYSLQVSSINVSVNAVQTVVRQGENITIMCIVTGNEVVNFEWTYPRMESGRLVEPVTDFLFEMPHIRSILHIPSAELGDSGTYICNVSESVSDHRDEKAINVTVVENGYVRLLGELDPVQFAELHRSRTLQVVFEAYPPPTVMWFKDNRTLGDSSAGEIVLSTRNVSETRYVSELTLVRVKVAEAGYYTMRAFHEDAEAQLSFQLQVNVPVRVLELSESHPANGEQTVRCRGRGMPQPHLTWSTCSDLKRCPRELPPTPLGNSSEEESQLETNVTYWAEEQEFEVVSTLRLRHVDQPLSVRCTLHNLLGYDVQEVTVVPHSLPFKVVVISAILALVVLTIISLIILIMLWQKKPRYEIRWKVIESVSSDGHEYIYVDPMQLPYDSTWELPRDQLVLGRTLGSGAFGQVVEATAHGLSHSQATMKVAVKMLKSTARSSEKQALMSELKIMSHLGPHLNVVNLLGACTKGGPIYIITEYCRYGDLVDYLHRNKHTFLQRCSDKRRPPSAELYSNALPVGLPLPSHVSLPGESDGGYMDMSKDESVDYVPMLDMKGDVKYADIESSNYMAPYDNYVPSAPERTCRVTLINESPVLSYTDLVGFSYQVANGMEFLASKNCVHRDLAARNVLICEGKLVKICDFGLARDIMRDSNYISKGSTFLPLKWMAPESIFNSLYTTLSDVWSFGILLWEIFTLGGTPYPELPMNEQFYNAIKRGYRMAQPAHASDEIYEIMQKCWEEKFEIRPPFSQLVLLLERLLGEGYKKKYQQVDEEFLRSDHPAILRSQARLPGFNGLRSPLDTSSVLYTAVQPNEGDNDYIIPLPDPKPEVADEGPLEGSPSLASSTLNEVNTSSTISCDSPLEPQEEPEPEPQPASQVEPESKWPPDSSCPGPRAEAEESFL; encoded by the exons ATGCGGCTTCCGAGCGCCATGCGAGCTGCTGTCCTCAAAG GCCAGGTGCTATTGCTGCCCCTGCTGTTTCTGCTGGGACcacaggcctcctggagcctggTCATCATACCCCCAGGGCCAGAACTTGTCCTCAACCTCTCCAGCACCTTTGTTCTGACCTGCTCGGGCCCAGCTCCAGTGGTATGGGAACGGATGTCCCAGAAACCCCCACAGGAAATGACCAAGACCCAGGACGGCACATTCTCCAGCGTGCTGACACTGGTCAATGTCACTGGACTAGACACAGGAGAATACGTCTGTGGCTACAAAGGCTCCCATGGGCTGGAGGCCAGTGAGCGAAAACGGCTGTACATCTTTGTACCAG ATCCTTCTGTGGGCTTCCTCCCTGTCGACCCTGAGGAGCTATTCATCTTTCTCACGGAAATAACTGAGACCACAATCCCATGCCGAGTGACAGATCCGAGGCTGGTGGTGATGCTGCACGAGAAGAAGGTGGATGTCCCCCTGCCCATAGCCTATGATCCTCAACGTGGCTTCTCTGGTACCTTTGAGGACAAGACCTACATCTGCAAAACCACCATCGGGGACAGGGAGGTGGATTCCGATGCCTACCATGTCTACAGCCTCCAGG TGTCATCCATCAATGTCTCAGTGAATGCAGTGCAGACTGTGGTCCGCCAAGGGGAGAATATCACCATCATGTGCATTGTGACCGGGAATGAGGTGGTCAACTTCGAGTGGACATACCCACGCATGGAG AGTGGGCGCCTGGTGGAGCCAGTGACTGACTTCCTCTTTGAAATGCCCCACATACGTTCTATCCTGCATATCCCCAGTGCTGAGCTGGGAGACTCAGGGACCTACATCTGCAATGTATCAGAAAGCGTGAGCGACCATCGTGATGAAAAGGCTATCAATGTCACCGTGGTCG AGAACGGCTATGTGCGGCTGCTGGGAGAGCTAGACCCTGTACAATTCGCCGAGCTCCACCGTAGCCGGACACTGCAGGTGGTGTTTGAGGCCTACCCGCCACCCACTGTCATGTGGTTCAAGGACAACCGAACCCTGGGTGACTCCAGCGCCGGCGAGATCGTGCTGTCCACGCGCAATGTGTCTGAGACTCG GTATGTGTCAGAGCTGACACTGGTGCGGGTGAAGGTGGCTGAGGCTGGCTACTACACCATGCGGGCCTTCCATGAGGATGCTGAAGCCCAGCTGTCCTTCCAGCTGCAGGTCAATG TGCCTGTCCGGGTGCTGGAGCTGAGCGAGAGCCACCCTGCCAATGGGGAGCAGACAGTTCGTTGTCGCGGCCGCGGCATGCCCCAGCCACACCTCACCTGGTCTACCTGCAGTGACCTCAAAAG GTGTCCGCGGGAGCTGCCGCCCACGCCGCTGGGGAACAGTTCCGAGGAGGAGAGCCAGCTAGAGACGAATGTGACGTACTGGGCGGAGGAGCAGGAGTTCGAGGTGGTGAGCACACTGCGCCTGCGCCACGTGGATCAGCCGCTGTCCGTGCGCTGCACGCTGCACAACCTGCTGGGCTACGACGTGCAGGAGGTCACCGTGGTGCCGCATT CCCTGCCCTTCAAGGTGGTGGTGATCTCGGCCATCCTGGCCTTGGTGGTCCTCACGATCATCTCCCTCATTATCCTCATCATGCTCTGGCAGAAG AAGCCACGTTATGAAATCCGATGGAAAGTGATCGAATCTGTGAGCTCTGATGGCCATGAGTACATCTATGTGGACCCTATGCAGCTGCCCTACGACTCCACCTGGGAGCTGCCACGGGACCAGCTTGTGCTCG GACGCACCCTGGGCTCCGGGGCCTTTGGGCAGGTGGTGGAGGCCACGGCTCACGGCCTGAGCCATTCTCAGGCCACCATGAAAGTGGCTGTGAAGATGCTGAAAT cCACAGCCCGCAGCAGTGAGAAGCAAGCCCTCATGTCAGAGCTGAAGATCATGAGTCACCTTGGGCCCCACCTGAACGTGGTCAACCTGCTGGGCGCCTGCACTAAAGGAG GGCCCATCTACATCATCACCGAGTACTGCCGTTATGGCGACCTGGTGGACTACCTGCACCGCAACAAGCACACCTTCCTGCAGCGCTGCTCAGACAAGCGCCGCCCACCCAGCGCCGAGCTCTACAGCAACGCCCTGCCTGTCGGGCTCCCTCTGCCTAG CCACGTGTCACTGCCTGGGGAGAGCGATGGCGGCTACATGGACATGAGCAAGGACGAGTCGGTGGACTATGTGCCCATGCTGGACATGAAAGGAGATGTCAAATACGCAGACATCGAGTCCTCGAACTACATGGCTCCTTATGATAACTACGTCCCCTCTG CTCCTGAGAGGACTTGCCGGGTGACTTTGATCAACGAGTCCCCAGTGCTTAGCTACACGGATCTTGTGGGCTTCAGCTACCAGGTGGCCAATGGCATGGAGTTCCTGGCGTCCAAGAAT TGCGTCCACCGAGACCTGGCAGCCAGGAACGTGCTCATCTGTGAGGGCAAGCTGGTCAAGATCTGCGACTTTGGCCTGGCTCGTGACATCATGCGGGACTCGAACTACATCTCCAAGGGCAGC ACCTTCCTGCCTCTGAAGTGGATGGCCCCCGAGAGCATCTTCAACAGCCTCTACACTACGCTGAGCGACGTGTGGTCCTTCGGCATCCTGCTCTGGGAGATCTTCACGCTGG GTGGCACCCCGTACCCAGAGCTGCCCATGAACGAGCAGTTCTACAATGCCATCAAGAGGGGCTACCGCATGGCCCAGCCTGCCCATGCCTCTGACGAGAT CTACGAGATCATGCAGAAGTGCTGGGAAGAGAAGTTCGAGATCCGGCCCCCCTTCTCCCAGCTGGTGCTGCTTCTCGAGAGACTGCTGGGTGAGGGCTACAAAAAG AAGTACCAGCAGGTGGATGAGGAGTTTCTGAGGAGCGACCACCCAGCCATCCTTCGGTCCCAAGCCCGCTTGCCTGGCTTCAATGGCCTCCGATCTCCTCTGGACACCAGCTCCGTCCTCTATACTGCTGTGCAGCCCAACGAGGGGGACAATGACTACATCATCCCCCTGCCTGACCCCAAACCTGAGGTTGCTGATGAGGGCCCACTGGAGGGTTCCCCCAGCCTTGCCAG CTCCACCCTGAATGAAGTCAACACCTCCTCTACCATCTCCTGTGACAGCCCCCTGGAACCCCAAGAGGAGCCAGAGCCAGAGCCGCAGCCCGCCTCCCAGGTGGAGCCAGAGTCCAAGTGGCCGCCGGATTCCAGCTGCCCCGGGCCTCGGGCCGAGGCGGAGGAAAGCTTCCTGTAG